The Mycolicibacterium insubricum DNA segment CTATGGCAACGTGATGCACCTGTTCGAGCGGGACTGCTCGGTACAGCGCCGGCACCAGAAGGTGATTGAGCTGGCGCCCGCGCCGAATCTGGATCCCGCACTGCGGGAACGCATGTGCGCCGATGCGGTGGCATTCGCCCGGCACATCGGCTACTCCTGCGCGGGCACTGTGGAGTTCCTGCTGGACGAACGCGGTGAGTACGTGTTCATCGAGATGAATCCGCGCATCCAGGTCGAGCACACGGTGACCGAGGAGATCACCGACGTGGACCTGGTGTCCTCTCAGCTGCGGATCGCGGCGGGGGAGTCGCTGGCCGATCTCGGGTTGAGCCAGGACGAGATCGCCATCCGCGGGACGGCGCTGCAGTGCCGGATCACTACCGAGGACCCGGGCAACGGATTTCGCCCGGATACCGGGCGCATCACCGGTTACCGCAGTCCCGGCGGTGCCGGTATCCGCCTCGACGGGGGCGCCACCCTGGGTGCCGAGGTCGGCGCCCACTTCGACTCCATGCTGGTCAAACTCACCTGCCGTGGCCGCGATTTCGCGACCGCGGTGCGCCGGGCCCGTCGTGCCCTGGCGGAGTTCCGCATTCGCGGGGTGTCGACGAACATCGGTTTCCTGCAGGCGGTTCTCGACGATCCGGACTTCCTGGCCGGCCGGGTGACCACGTCGTTCATCGACGAGCGTCCCGCCCTGCTGACCGCCCGTACCAGCGCCGATCGCGGCACCAAGATCCTCAGCTTCCTGGCCGACGTCACGGTGAATCGGCCGCACGGCGAGCGCCCGTCGGCGCTCTACCCGCGCGACAAGCTGCCCGGCGTCGATCTCGACCTCAACCCGCAGCCCGGCTCCAAGCAACTGCTCGACGAGCTCGGTCCCGCCGGATTCGCAAAGTGGCTTCGGGATTCACCGGGGGTGAAGGTCACCGACACCACGTTCCGCGATGCGCACCAGTCACTGCTGGCGACCCGGTTGCGCACCAGCGGGCTGGCCCGGGTGGCGCCGTATGTGGCCCGGCTGATGCCGGAGCTGCTGTCGGTGGAGTGCTGGGGTGGGGCGACCTACGATGTGGCCCTGCGCTTTTTGAAGCAGGACCCGTGGGAGCGGCTGGCCGCGCTGCGCGAGGGGATGCCCAACCTCTGCCTGCAGATGCTGCTGCGCGGCCGCAACACCGTGGGCTACACGCCCTACCCGGTGGCGGTCACCGACGCGTTCGTCGACGAGGCGGCGCGCACCGGCGTCGATATCTTCCGGATCTTCGACGCGCTGAACAACGTGGAGTCCATGCGCCCGGCGATCGACGCCGTGCTGGCCACCGGCACCACGGTCGCCGAGGTGGCGATGTCCTACACCGGCGACCTGTCGGACCCGGACGAGAAGCTCTACACACTGGACTACTACTTGCGGCTGGCCGAGCAGATCGTCGACGCCGGGGCGCACGTGCTGGCGATCAAGGACATGGCCGGACTGCTGCGGGCGCCGGCGGCGCACACATTGGTCTCGGCGCTGCGCTCCCGGTTCGACCTGCCGGTGCACGTGCACACCCACGACACCCCCGGTGGGCAGTTGGCCACCTACGTGGCGGCGTGGCAGGCCGGCGCGTCGGCGGTCGACGGTGCGGCGGCACCGCTGTCGGGGACCACCAGTCAGCCGTCGCTGTCCTCGATCGTCGCCGCGGCGGCCCACACCGAGTACGACACCGGCCTGTCACTGGACGCGGTGTGCAGCCTGGAACCGTACTGGGAGGGCGTCCGGCGGGTCTACGCCCCGTTCGAGGCGGGCCTGCCGTCGCCCACCGGGCGGGTCTACACCCACGAGATCCCCGGTGGCCAGCTGTCGAACCTGCGGACCCAGGCCATTGCACTGGGCCTGGGTGACCGGTTCGAGGACATCGAGAACGCCTACGCCGGCGCCGACCGGATCCTCGGCCACCTGGTGAAGGTCACCCCGTCGAGCAAGGTCGTGGGCGATCTGGCGCTGGCCCTGGTGGGCACCGGTGCGACGGCCGAGGAGTTCGCCGCCGACCCGGGACGCTACGACATCCCCGAATCCGTCATCGGGTTCTTCCGCGGCGAGCTGGGCGACCCGCCCGGCGGGTGGCCCGAGCCGCTGCGCACCAAGGTGCTCGCCGGCCGTGGCCCCGCCCGGGCGGAAACCCCGCTGTCCGACGGGGACCGGGCCGTTCTGGAACGGCCGGGAGTGGAGCGTCAGGCTCGGCTCAACGCCCTGCTGTTCCCCGGCCCGACCGCCGAGTTCGAGGCACACCGCGCCGAATTCGGGGACACCAGCCAGCTCTCGGCGAACCAGTTCTTCTACGGGCTGCGCCAGGGTGAGGAGCACCGGGTCAAGATCGACAAGGGCGTCGAGCTGCTGATCGGGATTCAGGCCATCTCCGAGCCGGACGAGAAGGGCATGCGTACGGTGATGTGCCTGCTCAACGGGCAGATGCGGCCCATCCGGGTGCGGGACCGCTCGATCGCCGCCGATGTGCCGGCCGCCGAGAAGGCAGACAAGGCCAACCCGAACCAGGTTGCGGCGCCGTTCTCCGGCGCGGTGACGCTGACGGTCACCCAAGGGGACACGGTCGAGGCGGGCCAGACCATCGCCACCATCGAGGCGATGAAGATGGAGGCCAACATCACCGCACCGAAGTCCGGGACGATCACCCGGACGGCCATCTCCGCCACCACCCACGTCGACGGCGGGGACCTGCTGGTCGTCATCGGGTAGCGGTGCTGATCCCGTCCGGGACGGCGCCGCTACGCTGAAGGGCCGAACACCCCACTTGGAGTGACCATGCCCGAACCGATGGACGCCCGCGACGGCGGAGCGCTGGCCATTGTTCGGTACTTCGACGGTTTGAGTCGCAAGGGTGCCACGCTGGATGAACTGGTCCGGGCGGCCGCCCGACTTGCCGGGGTGCCGGCCGGCGTCCGCTATGACGGGCTCACCGTGCGGTTTGCACCGAATGGGCGCCGGCTGCCCGAGACCGTCGGCGTGGGCGTGGCGAATCCGGAGATCGCCGCGCACGCCGGTCCGGTCTGGCTGGAACGGCGCGGAATGACGCAACCCAATGATGAGCTGATCGCCGAACGTCTTGCGGTCGCGGCCGAGGTCATCGGCGCCTACCGCGCGCCGGCGGGGCTGCTGACCGCGATCGACGCGGCTCACTCCTACGATATGCGGGCCACCGGGTTGGCCGATCTCAATATCGAAACCGATGCCCGCGTCCGGCTCATCGCCACGCCCCCGTCGGTGGCGTTGGCCGACACGCTCTCTGCGGTGGTACCCACCCGCTACGGGCTGCTGCGCGCGACCCTGGTGACGTCGGACTCCGATGTGCCCACCGGCCGGGCCGGGCTGGGACTGTGGGTGCGTGCCGATCACGCTCCCCAGTCGTGGCTGGCCGCGGTGATCGCCTATCGCCTCGCCGAACCGGATAACCCGATCATCGATGCCGTGGACCTCGGCGCCCTGCTCGTGCTCGCCCAAGCCTACGATCCGGACAACCCGCACCCCGATGTGACGGCGTTGAGCCGTCTCGATGTTCGCACGGCGATGATCCTGCGCGCGCTGGTGGAGGCGGACAGCATCCGGTCCGCGGCGTCGGCGCTGCAAATGCACCATTCGACGGTGCAGGTGCGCCACGAAGCGCTCACCCGGGAACTCGGCTACGACCCCAGGACACCGGTGGGCCGGATGCGCTACAGCTCGGCGGAGATGCTGCGCCGGCTCACCATCGACTGGCCGACGGCCTGACCGGATGGCGGTGCTCATCGTGGGCGACCAGTAGGTTCACCGCTGCTTAGGGTGCGCTAATCCGGCGGTTCAGCGAGGCTCGACGGAGTGGACGCGAGCGGAGCGAGTGGCCACGGAATCGAGGGGAAGCTGGGACCGCCGTAACGAACCCGGCGTTTGGCGGATCGGCGGCCCTGGATTGCTGGCATTCGGCGGCTGTTGCCGCCGGCCGGCGGCGGCTTCAATCGGAGTATGGCCGATATCACAACGGCCAACCGAATCGGACCGGCTCATCGGATCGCGTCGGCTTTGGTATCAGGTCGCTGCGCTCAATCGGGCGCGGTGCTGACATGAGGAGATAGGTGAAATGGCAACAACTTTGACGCTGGAGGAAATGGAAGCCCTGCTCGCGGAGCACGAGGCGGCCGAGTTCAACCTCGATATCGACCGGACGATGGCGACCCTCATCGACGTCCCGGTCTTCGAGCTGCCGGGGCTCAATCTCCGGATCGAGGGGTACGACGCGGTTGCCGAGATGTACCGGCGACTGCTCGCCGGCGGTGATGCGCGGAACTTCTGGGCGGAGAAAATCACCCACGCCATCGCCGAGAACAGCCTGGTCCGCGAGGCCTATATCTACTTCGACACCGCCGACGGCGAACGGAAGACCGGTCGCTACAACGTGGTGATGGAGTTCGAGGGCGACAAGATCAAGGGCGAGCGGTTTTTCATGGACGCCACCTACACCGAGGTCATCCGCGAGGTCATGGGTGAGGATTTCCTCGACGTCCCGGGGGTGTTCCCGCTGGATCAGAAGAGCCCGCCGCCGCTGGCGCGGATCGTCGACCGGGCCGCCGCACACGCCGCAAACTCCAACCACTGAGACAGCAGGACTGTGGCCCCGGTCGCCCGGACCCCGCTATGAGAAGAGTCCTCGTCTAGCATCGGCAACCGTGAGCCAAAACGTGAGCGGGCCGGTTGTGTCGACCGAGGTTCTGGTGGTGGGGTTCGGTGCGGCCGGTGCGTGCGCAGCCCTGGAGGCCCGGGCGGCCGGCGCCGATGTGCTGGTCGTCGACCGGTTCAACGGCGGTGGCGCGACGGCGATTTCGGGTGGCATCATCTACGCCGGCGGCGGAACCTCGGTGCAGCGCACCGCCGGGGTGCACGACACCGCCGACGGGATGCTGACCTACCTGCGCGCCGAGGTCGGTGACGCGGTCCGGCCGGAGACGCTGGAACGCTTCGTGGCGACCAGCCCGGCGATGATCGACTGGCTATCCGGCCACGGTGTCCCGTTCGACGCATCGGTGTGCCCGTACAAGACGTCGTACCCGAACAACCGCTACTACCTGTACTACTCCGGCAGCGAGTGCGCGGGCGCGTTCCGGGACCTCACCCCGCCCGTCCAGCGGGGCCATCGGGCCAAGGGGCGCGGCGCGTCGGGCAAGCAGGTCTACGATCCGCTGGCGGCGTCGGTGCGGCGCTCCGGGGCGCGAATTCAGTTACACACCAGGGTGACCGGTCTCATCATCGAGGGCGGTCGGGTTATCGGCGCCGACGCCGTCACGCTGGCCGGCGCCCCGGACCGCGTCCGGCGCCGGTTCGCCCGGATGGCCGCGATCGCCGCCAAGCCCGGCATCTACTACCCGCCGCTGCGGCGCGTGCTGGAATCGCGAATGGCGCTGCTGGAGAAGCGGTTCGGTCAGCAGATCAGAATCGCCGCGAGCAAGGGCGTCATCCTGTGCGCCGGCGGCTACATCGCCAACACCGAGATGATCGCCACCCACGCACCGCAATTCACCAGCGGGCTCGCCCTGGGCACCACCGGGGACGACGGGGCCGGGATCGCGATGGCGGTGGCGGCCGGCGGCGTCACCGACCACCTCGACGATGTGTCCGCGTGGCGGTTCATCACCCCGCCCAGCACGTTCTTCGGCGCCATCGTTGTCGACGAGAATGGACGGCGGATGATCGACGAGAGCCGCTACGGCGCCGCACTGGGACGCCAGCTGGTCCGCGAACACGACGGACGCGGCTGGATCCTGGCCGACGCCGCGACCATGCGCGAGGCCACTCGGCAGTTGCCGCGCGAGTCCCTGTGGTTCCAGCTGGTGCTGGCCGTGGGCCTGTCGGCCAGCGGCCGGGTCCGCGGGCACACCCTGGCGGAGGTGGCGCGCAAGGCCGGTATCGACCCGGCCGGGCTGGCCGTCACCGTCGCCGCCCACAACGACGCCATCGCCGCGGGACAACCCGACCCGATGGGCAAGCCGGCGGATTTCACCCGGGTGATCGGCGACGGGCCCTACACCCTGCTGGACATCTCGGTGCGGCCCAGCGTCATCTACCCGTGCCCGATGTTCACCCTCGGCGGGGTGCGCGTCGACGAGCAGACCGGCGAGGTCACCAGGGCCGACGGCACGCCGATCCGGGGTCTGTACGCGGCCGGGCGGACCGCCGTCGGGATCTGCGCCAACTCCTACGTCAGCGGATTGTCGATCGCCGACTGCGTGTTCTCCGGCCGTCGCGCCGGCGCCCACGCGGCCACCGCGGGGGACTGACGGCGGGCGCCGTTCCGGCGGCACAGACCGCCATTTGGCGGATTCCGGGCGCTGAATCGCTCGTGTTCGGCGGCTGTTGCCGCCGTTCGTCGGCCGTTTGAATGGGATTGTGGCGGTGATCACCGGCTTCCGGTCGCCCCTTCCCATCTATACAGCTCTGTACAGCCGGGCAAAGAGAGTGAGTTCCCATGTCGAATCTTGAGGGCCGGGTCGCCATCGTGACCGGATCGTCGCGCGGAATCGGCGCGGCCACGGCACGACGGCTGGCCGCCGACGGTGCCACGGTCGTGGTGAACTACGTCGCCTCGGCGGACAAAGCCGAGGGCGTGGTGGAGAGCATCCGGCAGGCCGGCGGTAAGGCCATCGCAATCCAGGCCGATATGGGCGACTGGAAACAGGCGCAGGGCCTCGTCGAGCAGACCGTAAAAGAACTGGGACGCCTGGACATTCTGGTCAACAACGCCGTGCAGGAGGTCGGCCGGGAACCGATCGAGGACGTCACCGAGGAGTTCACCCACAAGCAGTTCAACGTGAACATCATCGGCCCGATCGCCGCCATTCAGGCTGCCGCGCCGCTGTTTCCGGCCGAGGGTGGACGGATCATCAACATCAGCTCGTGCGTCACTGTGCACCCGGTGCCGTGGAGTGCCGTCTATTCGGGAACCAAGGCCGGTCTGGAGGGCACCACCCGGTCGCTGGCGGTCGAGCTGGGGCCACGCAACGTCACCGTCAACACCATCGGTGTGGGCTTCACCGCCACCGAGCTCATCGGAACCAACACGCCGGAGCAAAACGCCGCGTTGATCGCCCGGACGCCCCTGGGGCGCATCGGTCAGCCGGAGGACATCGCCGACGCGGTGTCGCTGCTGGCCTCGTCGGACGCGCGGTGGATCACCGGCCAGCTGGTACTGGCCACCGGCGGAATCGTGCCCTGACGAACGCCGACCCGGTCAGCCGGCGTCGGGGGACCAGTAGGCGAGCATCTCGGCGAAGGTGTCGAACGCCGGGGCCGAGACGCCGTAGGGCGCCTCGAAGTGCACGCTCAGCGGGAAGCCGAGGTCGACGACGCCGTCGATGACCCGTTTGTAGAGGTCCACCAGGTCGCGGCGTTTGCCCGCGGGTTCGTCGCCGGCCAGCCGGCGGACGAACTCCTGCTCGCGGGCGACGGCCTCGTTGCCGGGGTCCTGGATCAGCCAGTTGATCAGCCCGACCTTGCCCTCCAACTTCGGCACGAAACCGAAGGACAGCAGCAGCTCCGGCCGGTGGTCGGATTCTCGGGCGAAATCGCGCAGGAAGCCCACGATCGCATCCGAGTACAGCAACTGGGTCATGCCGAACGTCGCACCCTGGGCGCACTTGAACTCGAACCGGCCCTGCTCGCCGTCGCGAGTCGGGATCAGAATGGCCCCGCGATTGTCGACCTGATCGGCGAACATCGACAAGGCGTCGGTGGGCGCCACCCCGCCGCCCTCGCCGTCGCTCATGGTCCGCGGCACCCCGACGAAGATGATGCCGTCGAATCCTGCGTTGTTGAGCACGGTCAGCCGCTCGCCCAGCGCCGCCTTGTCCGTGAACGACGTCACCTGGGTGCACAGGCCCTTCACCCCGGGCAGCTCCGGGCCCAGGATGGACCAGAAGTCGAGAACGTCCAGCTTCGGCTTCATCGGCATCGGACGGTCGTTGTCCTCGGGGATCATCCCCGGGATCATGATGTGGCCGATGCGCCCGGCGATGCCGGACTGCGCGCTGTGGCGCAGCACCTTCTCCGCGTCCTCGTGGGCACGCTCGACGCCGTGCTCGACGTTGGGCGCCACCAGCTCCAGCGCGACGGTGTTCAACTGCACAGGGTCCTCCAACTCACATGCTCGGGTGAAAACGGTACCGGGTGGTTCCGACGCCGGGACCAACCCGCTGCGCCCCGGGATTGCCCCCGGGGCGCAACGCCCTAATTTCCGGGCGGGTTAGGCGGACACCTCGCGGACCGCCTGCGCCGCTACGGCTGTCACGCGCTACGGCGTCACGCTCGTTCCTCGCGCACCGCCTGCGCCGCTAGCACCATGTTCCGCAGGGACTCGGTGACCTCGTCGGTCTTGCGGGTCTTCAGACCGCAGTCCGGGTTCACCCACAGTCGCTCCGCCGGCACCGCAGCGACGGCTTCGCGGAGCGACGCCGTCATCTCCTTAGCCGAGGGCACCCGCGGCGAATGGATGTCGTAGACCCCCGGTCCGACGCTATTGGAGAACCCGATTGCGTTGAGGTCGTCGAGCACCTCCATGTGCGAACGCGCGGCTTCGATCGAGGTGACGTCGGCGTCCAGGTCGGCGATCGCCCCGATCACCTCGCCGAACTCCGAGTAGCACAGATGCGTGTGGATCTGGGTGCTGTCGGCCACACCCGAGGTGGACAGCACGAACGAGCCGACCGCCCAATCCAGGTACGCGGGCTTGTCGGCGTCGCGCAGCGGCAGCAGCTCGCGCAGCGCGGGCTCGTCGACCTGGATCACCGCGATACCGGCGGACTCCAGGTCCACGGTCTCCTCCCGGATCGCCAGCGCGACCTGATAGGCGGTGTCGGCCAGCGGCTGGTCGTCGCGGACGAACGACCAGGCCAGGATGGTGACCGGCCCGGTCAGCATGCCCTTGACCGGCTTGTCGGTCAGCGACTGGGCGTAGGTGGCCCAGTCGACCGTCATCGGCGTCGGCCGGGTCACGTCGCCGAACAGCACCGGCGGGCGCACGCACCGGCTGCCGTAGGACTGCACCCAGCCGTTGCGGGTGGCGAAGAAGCCGTCGAGCTGCTCGGCGAAGTACTGCACCATGTCGTTGCGCTCCGGCTCACCGTGCACCAGCACGTCCAGGCCGAGTTCCTCCTGCAGCTTGATGACGGCTGCGATCTCATCCTGCATCCGCTTGGTGTACTCGGCCTCGTCGATCTGGCCGGCCACCAGCGCGGCGCGGGCCTTGCGGATGTCGACGGTCTGCGGGAACGAGCCGATCGTGGTGGTCGGCAGCGCCGGCAGGTGCAGCCGCTGCTCCTGAGCGGCGCGGCGCACCTCGGCCGAACCGCGCTGGGAACCGGCCGCCCGGATCCCGGCGATCTGGGTGCGCAGCGCGGCGTTGTTCAGCCGCGGGTCGGACTTACGGGAGGCGACCGCGGCGTTGGACGCGGCGATCTCGTCGGCGACGGCGTCGCGCCCGTCACGCAGGGCGCGGGCCAGGGTGGCGACCTCGGCCACCTTCTCGGCGCCGAACGCCAGCCAGCTGCGCAGCGCGTCGTCGAGACCGATCTCCGGGTCCAGCGAGTAGGGCACGTGCAGCGTCGAGCACGACGTGGAAACAGCGACGGACCCCGCCGGGCCCATCAGCGCGGCCAGCTTGGCCAGCGCGGCCTGCAGATCGGTGCGCCAGATGTTGCGGCCGTCGACCACACCGGCGACCAGGGTCTTCGACGCCAGCTCCGGCACCGACGCGACAGCGGTGTTCGGGCCGTAGACCAGGTCGACGCCGATCGCCTCAATGGGAGTGCGCGCCAGCGCGGGCAGCCCGGCGCCCGGGTCGCCGAAGTAGGTGGCGACGAAGATCGACGGCCGCTTGGTCAGCGCACCCAGGCGGTTGTAGACCTTCTCGGCCAGCGCCGGGGCGTCGTCGGAGATGTCGGTGACCAGCACCGGCTCGTCGATCTGCACCCACTGCGCGCCGGCGTCGGCCAGCGCGCCGAGCAGCTCGGCGTACACATCGGTCAGCTCGTCGAGGCGGGAGACGGGCGCCTCCGCGCCGTCAACGGCCTTGCTGAGCAGCAGGAAGGTCAGCGGCCCGATGATCACCGGGCGGGCGGGCACCCCCAGTTCCTTCGCCTCGGCGAGCTCGGCGAGCACCTTCGCCGGGTTCAGGGTAAATGTCGTCTCGGGCCCGATCTCGGGGACGATGTAGTGGTAGTTGGTGTCGAACCACTTGGTCATCTCCAGCGGCGGGATGTCCTGGGTGCCGCGGGCGGCGGCGAAGTAGCGATCCAGGTCGTCGGCGACTCCGGCGACCCGGGCCGGCAGCGCGCCGAGCAGCACGGTGGTATCCAGCATCTGGTCGTAGTAGGAGAACGTGTTGACCGGGATCGAGTCCAGGCCGGCGGCTTTGAGTGCGGTCAGGGTGTCGCGGCGCAGTCCGGCGGCGACCGACTCCAGCTCGGCGCGCGAGA contains these protein-coding regions:
- a CDS encoding pyruvate carboxylase, whose amino-acid sequence is MISKVLVANRGEIAIRAFRAAYELGLSTVAVFPYEDRNSVHRLKSDESYQIGEQGHPVRAYLSVDEIVSTALASGADAIYPGYGFLSENPQLAAECARNGITFVGPSADVLELTGNKATAIAAARAAGLPVLRSSEPSSDIAELQAAAPEVGFPLFVKAVAGGGGRGMRRVTEPGELAEAIEAASREAESAFGDPMVFLEQAVINPRHIEVQILADTYGNVMHLFERDCSVQRRHQKVIELAPAPNLDPALRERMCADAVAFARHIGYSCAGTVEFLLDERGEYVFIEMNPRIQVEHTVTEEITDVDLVSSQLRIAAGESLADLGLSQDEIAIRGTALQCRITTEDPGNGFRPDTGRITGYRSPGGAGIRLDGGATLGAEVGAHFDSMLVKLTCRGRDFATAVRRARRALAEFRIRGVSTNIGFLQAVLDDPDFLAGRVTTSFIDERPALLTARTSADRGTKILSFLADVTVNRPHGERPSALYPRDKLPGVDLDLNPQPGSKQLLDELGPAGFAKWLRDSPGVKVTDTTFRDAHQSLLATRLRTSGLARVAPYVARLMPELLSVECWGGATYDVALRFLKQDPWERLAALREGMPNLCLQMLLRGRNTVGYTPYPVAVTDAFVDEAARTGVDIFRIFDALNNVESMRPAIDAVLATGTTVAEVAMSYTGDLSDPDEKLYTLDYYLRLAEQIVDAGAHVLAIKDMAGLLRAPAAHTLVSALRSRFDLPVHVHTHDTPGGQLATYVAAWQAGASAVDGAAAPLSGTTSQPSLSSIVAAAAHTEYDTGLSLDAVCSLEPYWEGVRRVYAPFEAGLPSPTGRVYTHEIPGGQLSNLRTQAIALGLGDRFEDIENAYAGADRILGHLVKVTPSSKVVGDLALALVGTGATAEEFAADPGRYDIPESVIGFFRGELGDPPGGWPEPLRTKVLAGRGPARAETPLSDGDRAVLERPGVERQARLNALLFPGPTAEFEAHRAEFGDTSQLSANQFFYGLRQGEEHRVKIDKGVELLIGIQAISEPDEKGMRTVMCLLNGQMRPIRVRDRSIAADVPAAEKADKANPNQVAAPFSGAVTLTVTQGDTVEAGQTIATIEAMKMEANITAPKSGTITRTAISATTHVDGGDLLVVIG
- a CDS encoding nuclear transport factor 2-like protein; its protein translation is MATTLTLEEMEALLAEHEAAEFNLDIDRTMATLIDVPVFELPGLNLRIEGYDAVAEMYRRLLAGGDARNFWAEKITHAIAENSLVREAYIYFDTADGERKTGRYNVVMEFEGDKIKGERFFMDATYTEVIREVMGEDFLDVPGVFPLDQKSPPPLARIVDRAAAHAANSNH
- a CDS encoding FAD-binding protein, whose protein sequence is MSQNVSGPVVSTEVLVVGFGAAGACAALEARAAGADVLVVDRFNGGGATAISGGIIYAGGGTSVQRTAGVHDTADGMLTYLRAEVGDAVRPETLERFVATSPAMIDWLSGHGVPFDASVCPYKTSYPNNRYYLYYSGSECAGAFRDLTPPVQRGHRAKGRGASGKQVYDPLAASVRRSGARIQLHTRVTGLIIEGGRVIGADAVTLAGAPDRVRRRFARMAAIAAKPGIYYPPLRRVLESRMALLEKRFGQQIRIAASKGVILCAGGYIANTEMIATHAPQFTSGLALGTTGDDGAGIAMAVAAGGVTDHLDDVSAWRFITPPSTFFGAIVVDENGRRMIDESRYGAALGRQLVREHDGRGWILADAATMREATRQLPRESLWFQLVLAVGLSASGRVRGHTLAEVARKAGIDPAGLAVTVAAHNDAIAAGQPDPMGKPADFTRVIGDGPYTLLDISVRPSVIYPCPMFTLGGVRVDEQTGEVTRADGTPIRGLYAAGRTAVGICANSYVSGLSIADCVFSGRRAGAHAATAGD
- a CDS encoding SDR family NAD(P)-dependent oxidoreductase yields the protein MSNLEGRVAIVTGSSRGIGAATARRLAADGATVVVNYVASADKAEGVVESIRQAGGKAIAIQADMGDWKQAQGLVEQTVKELGRLDILVNNAVQEVGREPIEDVTEEFTHKQFNVNIIGPIAAIQAAAPLFPAEGGRIINISSCVTVHPVPWSAVYSGTKAGLEGTTRSLAVELGPRNVTVNTIGVGFTATELIGTNTPEQNAALIARTPLGRIGQPEDIADAVSLLASSDARWITGQLVLATGGIVP
- a CDS encoding mycobacterial-type methylenetetrahydrofolate reductase, producing MQLNTVALELVAPNVEHGVERAHEDAEKVLRHSAQSGIAGRIGHIMIPGMIPEDNDRPMPMKPKLDVLDFWSILGPELPGVKGLCTQVTSFTDKAALGERLTVLNNAGFDGIIFVGVPRTMSDGEGGGVAPTDALSMFADQVDNRGAILIPTRDGEQGRFEFKCAQGATFGMTQLLYSDAIVGFLRDFARESDHRPELLLSFGFVPKLEGKVGLINWLIQDPGNEAVAREQEFVRRLAGDEPAGKRRDLVDLYKRVIDGVVDLGFPLSVHFEAPYGVSAPAFDTFAEMLAYWSPDAG
- the metE gene encoding 5-methyltetrahydropteroyltriglutamate--homocysteine S-methyltransferase, which gives rise to MSTAPFTATVLGTPRIGPNRELKRATEKYWAGNFSRAELESVAAGLRRDTLTALKAAGLDSIPVNTFSYYDQMLDTTVLLGALPARVAGVADDLDRYFAAARGTQDIPPLEMTKWFDTNYHYIVPEIGPETTFTLNPAKVLAELAEAKELGVPARPVIIGPLTFLLLSKAVDGAEAPVSRLDELTDVYAELLGALADAGAQWVQIDEPVLVTDISDDAPALAEKVYNRLGALTKRPSIFVATYFGDPGAGLPALARTPIEAIGVDLVYGPNTAVASVPELASKTLVAGVVDGRNIWRTDLQAALAKLAALMGPAGSVAVSTSCSTLHVPYSLDPEIGLDDALRSWLAFGAEKVAEVATLARALRDGRDAVADEIAASNAAVASRKSDPRLNNAALRTQIAGIRAAGSQRGSAEVRRAAQEQRLHLPALPTTTIGSFPQTVDIRKARAALVAGQIDEAEYTKRMQDEIAAVIKLQEELGLDVLVHGEPERNDMVQYFAEQLDGFFATRNGWVQSYGSRCVRPPVLFGDVTRPTPMTVDWATYAQSLTDKPVKGMLTGPVTILAWSFVRDDQPLADTAYQVALAIREETVDLESAGIAVIQVDEPALRELLPLRDADKPAYLDWAVGSFVLSTSGVADSTQIHTHLCYSEFGEVIGAIADLDADVTSIEAARSHMEVLDDLNAIGFSNSVGPGVYDIHSPRVPSAKEMTASLREAVAAVPAERLWVNPDCGLKTRKTDEVTESLRNMVLAAQAVREERA